Within Styela clava chromosome 8, kaStyClav1.hap1.2, whole genome shotgun sequence, the genomic segment GCTTTACAATCTAACACCATAGAGGCTAAACCTACTATGTTCAATCTTCCCGCCGGCATTTCTCCGatgcaaaatgaaattattttgcaGCAAGAAGCGGCATCAAACCCTACTCCTCCCCAAAATATTAACCCCAATGCTCTAATTAATGTATTAGGTTCTATTTCTAATGCTAACACTAACCCTGTGCAGATTAATACAAATGTGACCATTTCGGACCCAAATTTGAAAGTGAAACATGAACAATATGACAGTGCACCAATCCCTGTGGCCGCGATCACACCGCAAGTCATCCCACAAGTTGCCCAAGCACTACCCCAACCTGTGCTGCTTGCGAATATTTTACCATCTACAGTACAAGTGTCACAACCGGTCACTTTTATATCACAGATTCCAACGACTTCTCCACTGGCTATGGTGACAAGCCCCGTTTCAAAACCGAGCATTGCTCAACCACTTTCGACTCCTGGTGTGGTTATGTTCCACTCATTTACCAATGCAGACAGTGTAATGCAAGTAAACATTGAACCAGCTTATACAAAACCAACTGCATCTTTAGTCGGTGGAAACATAGTGGCTGCAAGGATCGATGCCCAGAACGAACCACAGCCAGCGATACAGCAGACCCACCAAAACTTATTCTCTGTGCGAGTTCCACAAAATGCAACTTTTGGGTCTGATGCTACAAAGCAGAATGTTTTTGGAAATATATCAACTGAGGTATTACAACAAAACTCGTTTAAAAATCCAGTGCAGTCTGCAGCCCCACAGCTGGTAGCTTCTACTGGTATAGGCTTACAAAATGTCACATTCGGAACTGCTGGTACTGGATTGCAACCTGCTAGTCAACTGGGATCTTTCTCTTATCCAACAACATTCAATAATGGGAAAGAATCTCAGAATGTAATTCACAACCAACAAAATGTAGATGGTAATGTTAACATGCAGACATCACAAGACACAAATCAGCCAACTTTTGGAGACGTTGGACAAGGAATGCAGCAAATAGCGCAGCAAACAATACCCACTTTCACCAATGTTGCGCAGCAGAAGTTTTCTGCTGGTTTACAGCCACAGACTCAAATACACCAAAACCAAGCCTTCACAAACAAAACAGCTCAGCAGTCTTTGTACGATGAAACAACACAGCAGTTTCCTATCAATGAGCAGCAGATTCAGTCACACTTCACTGACAATCCTCTACATTTTACTGCTGGCACTCAAGAACAGACCAATTTCAATGCATCTACTCAACAGTTTTCAACTGGAAATCAGCAACAAACGAGTTACGAGGCTCCAAAACACCAGTTTACAGTCGGTGGAAACCAGCAGATATTCAATCAACAGCCACAGCCGGTATTTAGTGATCCAAAACTCCAATTTACTGTTGTGACACAGCACTCTACTATTTCTCAGAATTGCTTCAATACTAAACCACAGTTTTCAGTTGCAAATCAACAACCAGAAATGCAAACTTCTACTGCTTTTAGTGCTGTCACTCAGCAGCTATTTCAAAGCAATACTCAACAGAAtacaatgttacaaaatcaACCCAGCTTCAGTGTTGCCAGTTATCAACAACAGCAGAAACCGCAAACTGATTTTACGATTGAAAAGAAACAATTTTCGCTTGACCATAACCAACATTCGCAACACGGAATTAACCAAAGTAAACAGCAGCAAGCATTGATTACCGATCAGACCATGAACTTACAGCAACAACAGCCAGTCATGCAGCAGCAACCCCAGATGACAGACATCATGCATGGTATTCAGAACCAGAATTCCCAGACTCAAAGCAATCAGTCTCAACATATATCATCAGATACCAAAATGCATGTTGATATGTATGTCTCTGATGTTCCGAAGGATGTAACCATGCAACTTGCCCCAGCGGCTTTGCAACAAACTGACACATTCAATGCTCAAGTCACTTCACAAATGTCTGGAGTTGCAAACGTTATTGAAAACCATCCAATGGAGGATGTTGGGTCCACCCAGCTTAGCCAAATAGCAACTGGTCAAACGCAGCAGGCATCTACTGCACAACCTGTTTTTCATACAGATCAAGCATCCGGTTtattaaatactgaaataccGGTACAAAACCAAACATTTCAAAGCCCACAACAGTCTACCACCAACATACAAATGACCAATGCTCAATTTACTTTACAACCACAAGAAGTTAAAATGATTTCAACTTCAATAGCTTTGGGAAATTTCTCTAACACGAATACGGAGTCTATTCAACCAGCTATGGTTACAATGTCAATGCCGTCTCAGGTATTCCATCCTCAACCAGTTGTTGAGACAATGGTGACCCAGACAATGGCAACAGCAAACACAATGCAGACACAAAATTATACCCAACAGATCACTACACAGCCTTCTCAAGACATGATGACAAACCAGGTAGGTCAGCACCAGACACAGCAGCAAGTTTACCAACCACCGTCCCAGGTCCAGTCTCCGCATCAACAGACGCCAACTCTTTCACCGTTACAAATTCAACAAAGTGATTATACATATTCCCCCACTAATCCATCAACAATACAGACGTGTAATAACAATGATAGCGGTACTATGTTGCAACCGCAACCCACGAATTCGAGTCAAGGCTTGGAGCACGGACCAAATTTATTTGcaatggaccaattgcttcagTCTATAGATGCTGAAAAATTGGCTTCGATAACAGGAGAGGACGTTCAACGCCAATTCCAATAGGTTTGGTTTCCTGTTGTCCATTGGTTCCTTCCCTAAGAATCCAAATTCTGctcatttgaaaatttcatagtTTACTCATACAGGCTCATAAATTCAATGGTATCATAAAAGTTTCTGTACTCATTTGATTCGACAATTACTCATAAAATCTTGTGGTATTAACACTTGTGGAATTAAAGTACTGATACAACTTATTAATGCAAATAAcgaatttttgaaaataggaTCATATTATGGGGTGACCCGAAAAGCAGAACCCAAGTAATTTGAAAC encodes:
- the LOC120346009 gene encoding uncharacterized protein LOC120346009; its protein translation is MSLISQPDPSDLGEESHLRGAVDDNVLNEDYFATNNLDTLSDINKQISNDTVSMTGESRDGFETIKPEKRLPETCDPQVYVDEETRMFCNQSPDVINSPRDIVSPADRGELSSPFSAKESDDMETGFDDASLSAPGDAVRRPTGFFGASTPLEYTTTPGASSSACDDNYESSGSRKKRRKTRRDMYASIPSYGNTRLNGPLRFPKPANSTQAGEMWYHDPDTSPFSPPTCPKNMNFNFGESSSRRSSSGTPAIPAFKAEYDVENAKRSKTCGNEIEILDSNNIKTEAMSNNNDTPVTSNTNGTRRRNTHHRATGITTESEPILSRQYPRKAEHLELKILVQPESQHRARYLTEGSRGPVKDTSQQGYPKVQLIGYRGSVMPILQVFVANDSGKVKPHGFYQACRVTGRNTSSCEEMEIDGTHVIEIPFKQDDDMTLNVDCVGILKLRNTDVEVRTGLRNQKRNQSVRLAFRVSVKNVITNSTKSMVTLQCTSKCISCTQPLGQPEITKKSIDRCSVEGGTEMFIIGKNFHRGTRVIYQDPEEPNGTQWSAEGEVDKDTFHQSHMVVRVPAYHDLNIVKPVNVQLLVEFQDKKCEPHIFTYTPRKEPELPKEEQKKQTADNSNPALNMSLLDGPIDRKFLAALFSKLLAGGITSQSDLPSADTHEIPKPEVQIPQGNPPLLTATSLLQNQLSNHILPNAALQSNTIEAKPTMFNLPAGISPMQNEIILQQEAASNPTPPQNINPNALINVLGSISNANTNPVQINTNVTISDPNLKVKHEQYDSAPIPVAAITPQVIPQVAQALPQPVLLANILPSTVQVSQPVTFISQIPTTSPLAMVTSPVSKPSIAQPLSTPGVVMFHSFTNADSVMQVNIEPAYTKPTASLVGGNIVAARIDAQNEPQPAIQQTHQNLFSVRVPQNATFGSDATKQNVFGNISTEVLQQNSFKNPVQSAAPQLVASTGIGLQNVTFGTAGTGLQPASQLGSFSYPTTFNNGKESQNVIHNQQNVDGNVNMQTSQDTNQPTFGDVGQGMQQIAQQTIPTFTNVAQQKFSAGLQPQTQIHQNQAFTNKTAQQSLYDETTQQFPINEQQIQSHFTDNPLHFTAGTQEQTNFNASTQQFSTGNQQQTSYEAPKHQFTVGGNQQIFNQQPQPVFSDPKLQFTVVTQHSTISQNCFNTKPQFSVANQQPEMQTSTAFSAVTQQLFQSNTQQNTMLQNQPSFSVASYQQQQKPQTDFTIEKKQFSLDHNQHSQHGINQSKQQQALITDQTMNLQQQQPVMQQQPQMTDIMHGIQNQNSQTQSNQSQHISSDTKMHVDMYVSDVPKDVTMQLAPAALQQTDTFNAQVTSQMSGVANVIENHPMEDVGSTQLSQIATGQTQQASTAQPVFHTDQASGLLNTEIPVQNQTFQSPQQSTTNIQMTNAQFTLQPQEVKMISTSIALGNFSNTNTESIQPAMVTMSMPSQVFHPQPVVETMVTQTMATANTMQTQNYTQQITTQPSQDMMTNQVGQHQTQQQVYQPPSQVQSPHQQTPTLSPLQIQQSDYTYSPTNPSTIQTCNNNDSGTMLQPQPTNSSQGLEHGPNLFAMDQLLQSIDAEKLASITGEDVQRQFQ